In the Malaclemys terrapin pileata isolate rMalTer1 chromosome 3, rMalTer1.hap1, whole genome shotgun sequence genome, CTGTGGcaatgctgcgccccccccccggaggggTTTGGTCCGGGAGGGGCTGGGCGCAGGAAAGGGGTGGCGGGCAGGTGCTGCTCACTTCTCCCGGGGGCTGCGGGGAGCAAAGCAGTGGGGCGGGCAGCAGCTGGCGAGatcccctctccctggcagcttcctgcttccctcggccTGGGCAGccagcatttttttcaaaagcggTGCCGGCCCACCTCTGGTCACATCCATCCGCCTCCCCTAGAGAGGGTCCTTCATCTGTGCCACACCCCTGTGCATTGGGGCACTTGTGGCCGGGCCTTAAATTGCCCTCGACTGAGCCAACAGCTTTGGCTCTGGTCCCCAGTGACTGGGTCCTGGTTcgccatcagctgctgggttccGCCCCCTAGCGTGAAGGGGCAGAGAAAAGGAATCCACTCCCCGCCCATagcggggggcggggcgcgggTGGCTCCTCCCCCCGAGCGCTCAGTGACGTAGGGGGCCTGTGTGCGAAGAGGCGGGGGGTGTCGGGACGAGCAGCCACGGCCGGCGCGGGTCTCCATGGAGCGGAGGCTGGCGCAGTTCCGAGCCGCGCGCAGCGCCCCCCAGCCCGCGGCGGCTCCGCCTAGCGAGCAGAAAGCCGGGCCGGAGGCAGGCCTCGGCCCGCGGGACCGCCCCGCCCAGGTGAGGGGGGACCAGGGCCTAGACTCACTCCGCCCCGCCACTCGCGGGGTGGCGCCGGGACCGCAGCGCCGCTGCCGGTACCACGTGCCGTGGCTCGGTCTCCCGGGGCTCTGCAGCCGGGGGAGCGCTGCCCTCTGGCccggcgctgggggagggcgggcggcGTATGGGAGgccattgggggaaggggtgcggAGGAGCGGGGCAGCCCCGCAGGGCGCAGtgatctccccccacacacaccccgcttgCTCTTGCCCCTCAGGAAGAGGCGCGCAGGCCGGGACCCCCGCAGGACGTGGCTGCCGGTGCCGCCGCCCCGTGGGGCGCCCGGGCTCTCCTGCCCCACGTGGCCTTGCTGAAGTTCCTGCTCTGGCTGGTGCTGCTGGGGCTCGCGGCGGAGCTGCAGTTCGGGCTGCCCTGCTTCGTCCTGTCGCTGTTCTACTGGCTCTACGCCGGCATGCGCGGCCCCGGCCAGAGGCGGCCGGGGGAGAGAAGCGCCTACTCCGTCTTCAACCCGGGCTGCCAGGCCATCCAGGGCACGCTCACCGCGGAGCAGCTGGAGCGAGAGTTACTCTACGGCCCCGCCGCCGGGAGGTAGCGGCTGGCGCCAGGGGACTGTGGGCGCAGCCTGACGAGCAGCAGCTGTGTGCGCGCCTCCCCCTCGGCAGCTGGTGCCACCCTTTGTCTGCGCTTCCCCTGCTCGCTGCCGTGCCTTAGGCGCCCCCCTCGGGCCTGTGTGAAATCCATCCTCGTAGCACCGCAAAACTAACTGTTCTTCGCCGCCTGAGCCTCTCGCTCGCTAAGGGAGTGAATTCGAGGTGGCTCCAAATAAGAAAGTAGCGAGCGCTGTTCCGGGTGAAATGCCTCAATTGACGCCTGCTGGCTTGAAGTTATGGCCACAAAGTGGTGCCAATTCTAATGTACTGATATGGCCTTATACACAACTTCTGGACACTAAGGCTTCTGGTACCTCAGAAGGCAGGGCAGTCTGAACCTCCTTGCCTTTATTTTCTTATGCTGCTGGCCCTCTAGTGAAAGCAATTAACCTGTGAAGACTGTCATCTTAATATTAAGCAGCGTAATGAAGAATCCATGCCTAGCCTGGCTTTCAGAGTCAGGACCCCATCTGCTCTGAGACCAAATTTCACAGCAGTGTTAACTTAATTCTACTGCCCCTGAAATACCCTTCATTCTTGTTTCTTACCCTCTCCCCCCCATACAGATAAATGTGTCATAGCTGAAAATATTCAGGGATTTAAAATGTGTTGTATTTACTATTTCCAAcagttttttttaagaaagtttttttttttttattatgctcTGCAGTGGGAGAGGATGGGATTAAGGGGGCCTGAGCCCACTCTCCTGGCCTCAACTCTTCTTCCACCTAAAGGAAAGTGGGAGCTGCCTGACCCGTTGCCTTCCTCTATGGGACAGTGCAGGGAACATGGACTATAATCCAGTTACTTCTCTGTTGTGAGGAAAGCTGAAGATCAAGAGGCAGCTGCAGGCATGTCCTATGGGCACCTGGCTGCAACAGCATAGCAAATTCCACAGCAAAAATGCTTAGTGGTATATAGTGGGGAAAATTCCAAATGACAGGACGGCAGAGCCCCCAGGGCCCTGATTGTAATGAATAGGGTAGTTTACACCTCTGAGCTACTGTCAGACTTTCTATACCCCTACATTcaattcatgttttcaaggttcTTTCTGCCAGAAAccaaatctgttttttaaatgaaagttgaaattTGGGAACACAGTTTTGCAGCAAGCGGTAAATTTAGCTGCTGGGGAATCTCAAACAGTGTCAATTATTAACAGACATTTATTTAGCTCTAGCTAGGCTTTTAATAGTATGATTAATAACTCTTTCTTCTTCCCTTATTACTGTAATTGCACTTCGGCAGGCTGCTATTGCTGCCATTTATTAAGGAATGATGATAAATGAGGCACAGAACTCAGGATGGTGAGGGAAAGTCAGCTGACTTAGTACCCATAATTTGCTATAATATTCTTAATTATGCAGATTAAGGAATAAACTCTTCAACAGAGGAGGTATtgagcccagcaccccacacatcGTGTGATTGCCCATGCAAATGCAAAGGCACCTAGCCTCCTTTGTAATGCTGCATGGAGGATGGGTTCTAGTCTGCACTCAGCCAAGTTTACAGCCTGTagcataggattttttttttccattttatttaatcttatGGGAACATGATTTATTATAAAATTAGCCTGCTTTAGAATCCAGTCCAAGTTACTTCTGGTTTCAAAGTAAAATTTAGGCTTCAGGAGATGAAAAATAACCATTAGAGCTTCAAGCTCTGCCAAGACTGCCTATTTAATGAGCAGTGATATCTGTATAGTTATTGAGCTGTTCACAACTGTAGGTGGGTGAGATCTAATACAGGAAAAAATACAATGCTGTTTTGTCCTGGTTATTAAATATGCATAATCTCACATTCCAATAAATCATTTTGGTTTCTGGCTGGACAGAGACAATTTTTATCATCATTGGGCATTCAACTTGAATTGTTGGAGGTCCTTGCCTCTGGCAGATGCTGTACTTTACTATCCCTTAAATTGGGAGAGGTTTCTCTAGTACAAATCTCCATGGAAGAGTTTACTCCGATAATCTGTGCCATGGCTTTGCAATACTGACTAATGCTACTATGTTTGCCTCGAATGTATTGTATCACAATGGGACCATACCCATAAAAAAGGATTCTTGTTTGTGGAAGATAGTGAGATGCTCTCACTTGAGTTAATCAAAGTGGAAGGACAATAAGAATAAGGATACCAATCGTGCTTGATCTGCTAAGGCTCTTCACGCAGCTCTCTAGCTAGTGATTAGGTTTCTAGTTTTGGATTGTTTACTTTGATAATTAGAAGACTGATTCGATTAGAAATTTTAGTAATTCTTTCTAAGAGACTGAGGTATCAACACATATACCAAGTAAAATCTTTTCTGATTTGCACAGTCTTCTGTTCAAAACACTAACTTAGATGCCCAATCTGATTCCAGTGGGGGTCCTACTGTTCACCATGTATTCTAACAGAGTAGCTGTTGCTACGAGAGAGATCAGGAAAATTACTAACACTACAGAAGTAGATGTTTTTTTAGGCAAACCGCTTGAGGACATACACTCTCAATAAATGACTTAATATCCACTATATAAAGGCTTTTCTGTTTCTTTGAGTGAATCATAACTTGTCACTTAATTCCCCTTGAAAATATTCCACCAAGAACTGTGTAAAAAGTAgccaaaagaaagaaaacaaacacacaccagtaACAACAGATTTATGTGACAAGGGAATTACATTCCAAGGAAAAATAAGGAAACTACACATCCATTTAATGTGCACAGGGAGCTTATATGGTCTACATGTACATCTTCTATAGCTGCCTGTCTGTTTTTTACATGCGAAGAAATCACATTCAAATACAAATTAACATTTAAACATTAATGAAAGAGTACACATTCTTTGTAGCAGCAAGAATAGACAAAGTTTTCACTCACTAAAAACCTTTAGTTACATAATCGCTATATGTGCATTTGAAGTCTGCCTCCAAacactttgaaataaattataatCACAGTCAGTGAGCATGTTGTTACAAGGCACAAAAATACACATTCATGTGGTTCATAAATGCAGGTTAAAAAGGTACTGCAAATTCTGAAGCATAGGCAGCAGTCATATAACAGAAGATAGCAAAAGGATTTATTGAAGAT is a window encoding:
- the SAYSD1 gene encoding SAYSvFN domain-containing protein 1; the encoded protein is MERRLAQFRAARSAPQPAAAPPSEQKAGPEAGLGPRDRPAQEEARRPGPPQDVAAGAAAPWGARALLPHVALLKFLLWLVLLGLAAELQFGLPCFVLSLFYWLYAGMRGPGQRRPGERSAYSVFNPGCQAIQGTLTAEQLERELLYGPAAGR